In a genomic window of Lepisosteus oculatus isolate fLepOcu1 chromosome 5, fLepOcu1.hap2, whole genome shotgun sequence:
- the LOC102696626 gene encoding olfactory receptor 6N1-like translates to MENLSNIIVFNLSGLNEIRSHKYVFFAFTLLFYLLITFLNLTLTATILLEKSLHEPMYIFIGNLSVNTLYGTAGFYPKLLADFLSDTHVISFAGCLIQVFVIYSSVMCEYTILTVMAYDRYVAICKPLDYHSIMNNVTAQKFVLFLWILTFFEATVTILLTLRLPFCGSQIDKLYCENWSVVKLSCVDTTLNNVGGYIIVISCISQAIFIVCSYIQIIKVCVKSGEGRRKFMQTCLPHLITLINFTFTSISDVMFSRYGSRNTPQTLRNILAVEYLVIPPLLNPLIYGLNLSKIYLRVRRLFKMESWT, encoded by the coding sequence ATGGAGAACTTGTCTAATATCATAGTATTTAATCTCAGTGGACTAAATGAGATACGGTCTCATAAAtatgtcttttttgcttttacaCTTCTCTTTTACCTGTTGATCACATTTTTGAATCTGACACTAACTGCTACAATCCTCCTGGAGAAATCCCTCCATGAGCCCATGTACATCTTCATCGGTAACTTGAGTGTCAACACCCTGTACGGAACTGCTGGTTTCTATCCTAAACTCCTGGCTGACTTTCTGTCTGATACCCATGTCATCTCATTTGCTGGATGTTTGATTCAAGTCTTTGTGATCTACTCTTCTGTTATGTGTGAATACACCATTTTAACAGTGATGGCCTATGACAGGTATGTGGCAATATGCAAACCCTTAGACTACCATTCTATCATGAATAATGTGACTGCTcagaaatttgttttgtttttgtggatTCTTACATTCTTTGAAGCAACAGTTACTATTTTGTTAACTCTCAGACTGCCTTTTTGTGGGTCTCAGATTGACAAACTGTACTGTGAAAACTGGTCAGTGGTAAAGCTGTCTTGTGTGGACACAACTCTCAACAATGTTGGTGGTTACATCATAGTGATTTCTTGTATTTCACAAGCCATTTTCATTGTATGTTCTTACATCCAGATTATCAAAGTGTGTGTAAAGTCTGGGGAAGGTAGGAGAAAGTTTATGCAGACTTGTTTGCCTCATTTGATCACATTAATCAACTTCACTTTCACCTCGATTTCTGATGTGATGTTTTCTAGATATGGTTCTAGAAACACACCACAGACTCTTCGTAATATCTTGGCAGTGGAATATCTAGTCATTCCTCCTCTTCTAAATCCCCTCATATACGGCCTGAATCtctctaaaatttatttaaggGTTCGGagactttttaaaatggaatcTTGGACATAG
- the LOC102696825 gene encoding olfactory receptor 4B13-like, with protein MENSSNAVVFYLNGLNDTRSHKYVFFFFTLLFYLLIILFNQTVIITILLEKSLHEPMYIFICNLNFNTLYGTAGFYPKLLADFLSDTHVISYTGCLIQAFVIYSSLMCEFTSLTVMAYDRYVAICKPLDYHSIMSALTAGKIVLILWILMFFEAIIPILLTVRLPLCGSHIDKLYCDNWSIVKLSCIDTALNNIYGYVLIIAHILQALFILYSYFEIIRECLKSSEGRIKFIQTCLPHLIALMSFTITTIFDVMYSRYGSRNTPQTIRNIMAVVFLVIPPLLNPLVYGLNLTQIRIKILMMCNRKINSGKSSLEEKEHEADCKINSTCPSGDTWRDRKKEEKENRNRNPFSTVPSGRSSPCGGLLIPPGRSSVCLKGPHSCGSWFISRDSCGY; from the exons ATGGAGAACTCGTCTAATGCTGTAGTATTTTATCTCAATGGATTAAATGACACCAGATCACATaaatatgtcttttttttcttcactctACTTTTTTATCTGctgattattttattcaatcAGACAGTGATTATTACAATACTTCTGGAAAAATCCCTCCATGAGCCCATGTATATCTTTATCTGTAACTTGAATTTCAACACATTGTATGGAACTGCTGGTTTCTATCCTAAACTCTTGGCTGACTTTCTCTCTGACACCCATGTCATCTCATACACTGGATGTTTGATTCAAGCCTTTGTCATCTACTCTTCTCTTATGTGTGAATTCACCAGTTTAACAGTGATGGCCTACGACAGGTATGTGGCGATATGCAAACCCTTAGATTATCATTCTATCATGAGTGCTCTGACTGCTGGAAaaattgttttgattttgtggattcttatgttctttgaaGCAATAAttccaattttattaacagtcaGACTGCCTCTCTGTGGGTCTCACATTGACAAACTCTATTGTGACAATTGGTCAATTGTAAAGCTGTCCTGTATAGACACAGCTCTTAACAATATATATGGATATGTTTTAATAATCGCTCATATTTTACaagctttgtttattttatattcttaCTTTGAGATTATCAGAGAGTGTTTAAAGTCCAGTGAAGGAAGGATTAAATTTATACAGACCTGTTTGCCCCATTTAATAGCATTAATGAGCTTCACTATCACCACAATATTTGATGTAATGTATTCTCGATATGGCTCCAGGAACACACCACAGACTATTCGCAATATCATGGCAGTAGTGTTTCTAGTCATTCCTCCCCTTTTAAACCCCCTTGTATATGGATTGAATCTCACTCAGATTCGTATAAAAATTTTGATGATgtgtaacagaaaaataaactca GGAAAGTCCAGTCTGGAAGAAAAGGAGCATGAGGCCGACTGCAAAATAAACTCAACCTGTCCCAGTGGAGACACATGGcgggacagaaaaaaagaagagaaagaaaatagaAACAGGAACCCGTTCTCCACAGTCCCCTCTGGAAGGTCCTCCCCTTGCGGGGGTCTGCTCATCCCTCCGGGGAGGTCTTCAGTGTGTCTTAAAGGCCCCCACAGCTGCGGCTCATGGTTCATCAGCCGGGACAGCTGTGGTTACTAA
- the LOC102697018 gene encoding olfactory receptor 4K14-like: protein MENLSDVTVFTLSGLNETRPHKYIVFAFTFLFYLLISFLNLTLMATIVQEKSLHEPMYIFICNLSVNALYGTAGFYPKLLADFLSDTHVISYSGCFIQIFVIYSYIFCESTTLTVMAYDRYVAICKPLEYHSIMTYLTVSKFLLISWVFSFCDAIIPISLAVRLPLCGSHIDKLYCENWSVVKLSCVDTTINNLCGYILILKYILQFLFIVYSYILIIIACLKSSEGRSKFMQTCMPHLISLISFMTTFLFDALYTRYGSRNSLQTIRNIMAVKFLVIPPLLNPLIYGLNLTQIRRKFLRLCNGSIKPFQ, encoded by the coding sequence ATGGAGAACCTGTCTGATGTCACAGTATTTACGCTTTCTGGATTAAATGAGACAAGACCACATAAATACATAGTTTTTGCTTTTACTTTTCTCTTTTATCTACTGATCTCTTTCCTAAATCTAACACTTATGGCTACAATCGTTCAGGAGAAATCCCTCCATGAGCCCATGTACATATTCATCTGTAACTTGAGTGTTAATGCACTGTATGGAACTGCTGGTTTCTATCCTAAACTCCTGGCTGACTTTCTCTCTGATACCCATGTCATCTCATACAGTGGATGCTTTATCCAAATCTTTGTGATCTACTCTTATATTTTCTGTGAAAGTACCACTTTAACAGTGATGGCCTATGACAGGTATGTGGCAATATGCAAACCCCTAGAGTACCATTCTATCATGACTTATTTGACCGTTTCGAaatttttgttaatttcttgggttttttctttctgtgatgCAATAATTCCAATTTCGTTAGCTGTTAGACTGCCTTTATGTGGGTCTCACATTGACAAACTCTACTGTGAAAACTGGTCAGTTGTAAAGCTGTCTTGTGTGGACACGACTATAAACAATTTGTGTGGATATATTTTAATACTTAAGTATATTCTACAGTTCCTTTTTATTGTATATTCTTATATCTTGATTATCATAGCTTGTTTAAAGTCTAGTGAAGGAAGGAGTAAATTTATGCAGACCTGTATGCCTCATTTGATCTCATTAATCAGTTTCATGACTACATTCCTCTTTGATGCCCTGTACACTCGATATGGCTCTAGAAATTCACTACAGACTATTCGCAATATCATGGCAGTGAAATTTCTAGTCATCCCTCCCCTTTTAAATCCTCTCATATATGGTTTAAATCTCACTCAGATTCGCAGAAAGTTTTTGAGATTGTGTAATGGAAGTATAAAGCCCTTTCAATGA
- the LOC138239105 gene encoding olfactory receptor 2G3-like: MTSTVGNSSDVIVFTLYGLNETKSTKLLFFAFTLQFYLLVIFLNLTLVATVLLEKSLHEPMYIFICNLSVNSLYGTAGLYPKLLSDFLSDTHVISYIACLTQIFVIYSFLFCEFTTLTVMAYDRYVAICKPLEYHAVMTPLRVFKFLLISWLLPFSDMIIPAVLMIRLPLCGSHIDKLYCENWAVVKLSCVDTTLNNLSGYILLFKYTLQFLFIVYSYILIIKACVKTSEGRSKFMQTCMPHLISLISFMATFFFDVMYTRYGARNVPQALRNIMAVEFLVIPPLLNPLIYGLNLTQIRRTLLKLCNKR; the protein is encoded by the coding sequence atgacatccACAGTGGGGAATTCATCTGATGTCATAGTATTTACACTCTATGGCTTAAATGAGacaaaatcaactaaattaCTCTTTTTTGCCTTTACTCTTCAATTTTACTTGttggtcatttttttaaatctaactcTAGTTGCAACAGTCCTCCTGGAGAAATCCCTCCATGAGCCCATGTACATCTTCATCTGTAACTTGAGTGTGAACTCACTCTATGGAactgctggtttgtatcctaaACTTTTGAGTGACTTTCTCTCTGATACACATGTGATCTCCTACATTGCATGTCTCACTCAAATCTTTGTGATCTattcttttctcttctgtgAATTTACCACCTTGACAGTGATGGCCTATGACAGGTATGTGGCGATTTGCAAACCCTTAGAATACCATGCTGTCATGACTCCTCTGAGAGTTTTCAAATTTCTATTGATTTCTTGGCTCCTTCCTTTTTCTGATATGATCATTCCAGCTGTGTTAATGATCCGACTGCCTCTATGTGGGTCTCACATTGACAAGCTCTACTGTGAAAACTGGGCAGTTGTGAAGTTATCTTGCGTGGACACAACTCTCAACAATTTGTCTggatatattttattgtttaaatatacattacaaTTCCTTTTTATTGTATATTCTTACATCTTGATTATTAAAGCATGTGTAAAGACTAGTGAAGGAAGGAGTAAATTTATGCAGACCTGTATGCCTCATTTGATCTCATTAATCAGTTTCATGGCTACATTCTTCTTTGATGTGATGTACACTCGATATGGAGCTAGAAATGTGCCACAGGCTCTTCGCAATATCATGGCAGTGGAGTTTCTAGTCATCCCTCCTCTTCTAAATCCCCTCATATATGGCTTAAATCTCACTCAGATTCGCAGAACACTTTTGAAATTGTGTAACAAAAGATAA
- the LOC102697208 gene encoding olfactory receptor 2G3-like, with amino-acid sequence MASTVGNSSDVIVFTLYGLNETKSTKLLFFAFTLQFYLLVIFLNLTLVATILLEKSLHDPMYIFICNLSVNSLYGTAGLYPKLLSDFLSDSHVISYIACITQIVVIYSFLFCEFTTLTVMAYDRYVAICKPLEYHAVMTPLRVFKFLLISWLLPFSDMIIPAVLMIRLPLCGSHIDKLYCENWAVVKLSCVDTTLNNLSGYILLFKYTLQFLFIVYSYILIIKACVKTSEGRSKFMQTCMPHLISLISFMATFLFDAMYTRYGARNAPQALRNIMAVEFLVIPPLLNPLIYGLNLTQIRRTLLKLCNKSIKPYT; translated from the coding sequence ATGGCATCTACAGTGGGGAATTCATCTGATGTCATAGTATTTACACTCTATGGCTTAAATGAGacaaaatcaactaaattaCTCTTTTTTGCCTTTACTCTTCAATTTTACTTActggtcatttttttaaatctaactcTAGTTGCAACAATCCTCCTGGAGAAATCCCTCCATGATCCCATGTACATCTTCATCTGTAACCTGAGTGTGAACTCACTCTATGGAactgctggtttgtatcctaaACTTTTGAGTGACTTTCTCTCTGATTCTCATGTGATCTCCTACATTGCTTGTATCACTCAAATCGTTGTGATCTattcttttctcttctgtgAATTTACCACCTTGACAGTGATGGCCTATGACAGGTATGTGGCGATTTGCAAACCCTTAGAATACCATGCTGTCATGACTCCTCTGAGAGTTTTCAAATTTCTATTGATTTCTTGGCTCCTTCCTTTTTCTGATATGATCATTCCAGCTGTGTTAATGATCCGACTGCCTCTATGTGGGTCTCACATTGACAAGCTCTACTGTGAAAACTGGGCAGTTGTGAAATTGTCTTGTGTGGACACAACTCTCAACAATTTGTCTggatatattttattgtttaaatatacattacaaTTCCTTTTTATTGTATATTCTTACATCTTGATTATTAAAGCATGTGTAAAGACTAGTGAAGGAAGGAGTAAATTTATGCAGACATGTATGCCTCATTTGATCTCATTAATCAGTTTCATGGCTACATTCCTCTTTGATGCAATGTACACTAGATATGGAGCTAGAAATGCACCACAGGCTCTTCGCAATATCATGGCAGTGGAGTTTCTAGTCATCCCTCCTCTTCTAAATCCCCTCATATATGGATTAAATCTCACTCAGATTCGTAGAACACTTTTGAAATTGTGTAACAAAAGTATAAAACCGTACACCTAA
- the LOC102697411 gene encoding olfactory receptor 4M1-like translates to MEDPSITLFTLNGLNETKSDKNMFFSFTLIFYLFIIFLNLTLIATIFLEKSLHEPMYIFICNLSVNALYGTAGLYPKLLADFLSDTHVISYSACIIQIFVIYSFVFCEFTILTVMAYDRYVAICRPLEYHSVMTPKTVITFLMISWIFPFCETLIPILLAIRLPLCGSHIDKLYCENWAVVKLSCVDTTLNNVLGYILFLKYVVKFIFILYSYILIIRACLKSSEGRRKFMQTCLPHLITLISFTVTMLFDAMHTRYGSRNIPQTIRNIMAVEFLVIPPLLNPLIYALNLTQIRRTVFRLCNRKIKSHL, encoded by the coding sequence ATGGAGGATCCATCCATCACACTATTCACTCTCAATGGATTAAATGAGACAAAATcagataaaaatatgtttttttccttcactCTAATTTTTTACCTATTCATCATATTCTTAAATCTGACACTGATTGCTACAATCTTCCTGGAGAAATCCCTCCATGAGCCCATGTACATCTTCATCTGTAACTTGAGTGTTAATGCACTGTATGGAACTGCTGGATTGTATCCAAAACTCCTGGCTGACTTTCTCTCAGATACTCATGTGATCTCCTATTCTGCATGTATTATTCAAATTTTTGTGATCtactcttttgttttctgtgaatttACCATCTTAACAGTGATGGCCTATGACAGGTATGTGGCAATATGCAGACCCTTAGAGTACCATTCTGTCATGACGCCTAAAACAGTTATCACATTTTTGATGATTTCTTGGATTTTTCCTTTCTGTGAAACATTGATTCCCATTTTGTTAGCTATCAGGTTGCCTTTATGTGGCTCTCACATTGACAAACTCTACTGTGAAAACTGGGCGGTTGTCAAGCTGTCTTGTGTAGATACAACCCTAAACAATGTGCTTGGGTATATTCTATTTCTTAAATATGTTgtaaaatttatatttattttatattcctATATACTGATTATCAGAGCATGTTTGAAGTCTAGCGAAGGCAGACGTAAGTTTATGCAGACCTGTTTGCCACATTTGATCACATTAATCAGTTTCACGGTTACCATGCTCTTTGATGCAATGCACACACGTTACGGATCCAGAAACATACCACAGACTATTCGAAATATCATGGCAGTGGAGTTTTTAGTCATCCCTCCTCTTCTAAATCCTCTCATATATGCCTTAAATCTCACACAGATTCGCAGAACAGTTTTCAGGTTGTGTAACAGAAAAATTAAGTCCCATCtgtaa
- the LOC102697604 gene encoding olfactory receptor 13C7-like, producing the protein MNSSDVTVFTLHGLNDTRTNKSIFFTFTVLFYLFIIFFNLILIAAVLLEKSLHEPMYIFICNLCVNALYGSAGLYPKLLNDFLSDTHVISYTACITQLFVIYSFVFCEFTILTMMAFDRYIAICRPLEYHAVMTPLTVVKFLMFSWLFPLFEMMIAVLLTLRLPLCGSHIDKFYCENWSVVKLSCVDTTLNNLYGYILILKYTVQSLFVIFSYILIIRTCLMSNESRKKFMQTCLPHLITLISFLVTMLFDVMYTRYGSRNTPQILRNIMAVEFLVIPPLLNPLIYGLNLTQIRRTVFKLCNRKIKALN; encoded by the coding sequence ATGAACTCTTCTGATGTAACAGTATTTACTCTTCATGGATTAAATGATACAAGAACAAATAAATCCATTTTTTTCACctttactgttcttttttacctgttcattatattttttaatctgaTTCTAATTGCTGCAGTCCTTCTGGAGAAATCCCTCCATGAGCCCATGTATATCttcatttgtaatttgtgtGTTAACGCACTATATGGATCTGCTGGACTGTATCCTAAACTCCTAAATGACTTTCTTTCTGACACTCATGTAATCTCCTATACTGCTTGTATCACTCAATTATTTGTGATCTACTCTTTTGTGTTCTGTGAATTTACTATCTTAACAATGATGGCCTTTGACAGATACATTGCAATATGTAGACCACTAGAATACCATGCTGTCATGACTCCTTTAACTGTTGTCAAATTTCTAATGTTTTCCTGGCTTTTCCCCCTCTTTGAAATGATGATTGCAGTTTTGTTAACTCTTAGACTACCTTTATGTGGGTCTCACATTGACAAGTTCTACTGTGAAAACTGGTCAGTTGTCAAACTGTCTTGTGTAGACACAACTCTTAATAATCTGTATGgatatattttaattcttaaatatactgtacaatccctttttgttatattttcctATATCTTGATTATTAGAACATGTTTAATGTCTaatgaaagcagaaaaaagtTTATGCAGACCTGCCTTCCTCATTTGATCACATTAATCAGCTTTCTTGTCACTATGCTCTTTGATGTGATGTACACTCGTTATGGATCCAGGAACACACCACAGATTCTTCGTAATATCATGGCAGTGGAGTTTCTAGTCATCCCTCCTCTTCTGAATCCCCTAATTTATGGCTTAAATCTCACTCAGATCCGCAGAACAGTTTTCAAATTGtgtaatagaaaaataaaagctcTTAATTGA
- the LOC102697795 gene encoding olfactory receptor 2G3-like, whose protein sequence is MENSSDVIIFTLHGLNETRSNKYIFFAFTLLFYLLITFLNLTLIATVLLEKSLHEPMYIFICNLSVNALYGTAGLYPKLLVDFLSDTHMISYTACIIQIFVIYSYVYCELTNLTVMAFDRYVAICRPLEYHVIMTPLTVTKCLMISWISSLFDLIILILLTIRLPLCGSHIEKLYCENWSVVKLSCVDTTINNVYGYTLIIKYTVKFFLIIYSYIFIIRACLKSVESRTKFIQTCLPHLITLISFGVTMLFDAMYTRYGSRNTPQSLRNIMAVEFLVIPPLLNPLIYGLNMTRIRRTVFRLCSRKIKILL, encoded by the coding sequence ATGGAGAACTCATCTGATGTTATTATATTTACACTCCATGGATTAAATGAGACACgatcaaataaatatatattttttgcctTTACTCTTCTCTTTTACCTGTTGATTACTTTCTTAAATCTGACACTGATTGCTACAGTCCTTCTGGAGAAATCCCTCCATGAGCCCATGTACATCTTCATCTGTAACTTGAGTGTTAACGCACTCTATGGAACTGCTGGATTGTACCCTAAACTACTGGTTGACTTTCTTTCTGATACTCATATGATCTCCTATACTGCATGTATCATTCAAATCTTTGTGATTTACTCTTACGTTTACTGTGAGCTCACCAACTTAACAGTGATGGCCTTTGACAGATATGTTGCGATTTGCAGACCCTTGGAATACCACGTTATCATGACTCCTCTAACTGTCACCAAGTGTCTAATGATTTCCTGGATTTCCTCCCTCTTTGACTTGATTATTCTAATTTTGCTTACTATCAGACTCCCTTTATGTGGATCTCACATTGAGAAGCTTTACTGTGAAAACTGGTCAGTTGTCAAGTTATCTTGTGTGGATACAACCATAAACAATGTGTATGGATATACTCtaattattaaatatactgtaaaattctTTTTGATTATATATTCCTATATCTTCATTATCAGAGCCTGTTTAAAGTCTGTTGAAAGCAGAACTAAGTTTATTCAGACTTGTTTGCCTCATTTGATTACATTAATCAGCTTTGGTGTCACTATGCTCTTTGATGCGATGTACACTCGTTACGGCTCTAGAAACACACCACAGAGTCTTCGCAACATCATGGCTGTGGAGTTTCTAGTCATCCCTCCTCTTCTAAATCCCCTCATATATGGTTTAAACATGACTCGGATTCGCAGGACAGTATTCAGATTGTGCAGTAGAAAAATAAAGATACTTCTGTGA